In Gammaproteobacteria bacterium, one genomic interval encodes:
- the pmbA gene encoding metalloprotease PmbA (protease involved in proteolytic processing of the antibiotic Microcin B17 and in sensitivity to the DNA gyrase inhibitor LetD), which yields MTSLTHFNPSELADTYEQIALKAIEQARYMGADEAACVMSAAVGIDLTVRQQDVETFESVQEHGLSIQVYVGQCSGAASTTDLSPESVHEAVSAALAIARQTQADEAAGLPDPAWYAEHRDTSVLETSHPQDWPVEVMIQKALEAERAGLGVDRAIKQCEGIQIGYGGKMRLLADSQGFLGWQANTRYGASATFLAQSDEGMQRDFDYESSLVLSELGDLSDMAIRAAKKARARLNPKKPPIGRFPVIFSPWMARGVWGHLLSAISGTKIYQKTSFLIDKLDQRLFPEWLSVWERPHLPKESGSALFDSEGVATKEKALIDAGRLKTYLLSSYSARRLGMASTGNAGGVHNLRLEGKTQSVSDMMQSIGSGLLVTELMGQGVNLVTGDYSRGASGFWIENGEVAFPVAQITIAGNLSDMFKNIQALGSDIDSRGNVHTGSLLIDGMTVGANNEV from the coding sequence ATGACCTCATTGACCCATTTTAACCCGAGCGAGCTAGCAGACACGTATGAACAAATCGCGCTCAAAGCCATTGAACAAGCTAGATACATGGGCGCGGACGAAGCTGCATGTGTGATGAGTGCGGCGGTCGGTATCGATTTGACGGTGCGTCAACAGGATGTAGAAACATTTGAGAGTGTTCAAGAGCATGGTCTATCCATCCAAGTTTACGTTGGGCAGTGCAGTGGCGCAGCCTCTACCACAGACCTCTCGCCGGAAAGCGTTCATGAAGCCGTGAGCGCGGCATTGGCCATTGCTAGACAAACCCAAGCGGATGAGGCCGCAGGATTGCCAGATCCCGCGTGGTATGCAGAACACCGCGACACGTCCGTTTTGGAAACGTCTCATCCACAAGATTGGCCAGTGGAGGTGATGATCCAGAAAGCGCTGGAGGCCGAGCGGGCTGGACTGGGGGTTGATCGAGCGATTAAACAGTGCGAGGGTATTCAAATTGGTTACGGTGGCAAGATGCGGTTGCTTGCCGACAGTCAAGGTTTCCTTGGTTGGCAAGCAAACACTCGGTATGGCGCGAGTGCGACGTTTTTGGCCCAATCGGATGAGGGCATGCAACGAGACTTCGATTATGAGAGTTCACTCGTGTTGTCTGAACTGGGCGACTTGTCGGACATGGCGATACGGGCAGCAAAAAAAGCTAGGGCTCGCCTTAATCCGAAGAAGCCGCCAATCGGCCGTTTTCCCGTGATTTTCTCACCATGGATGGCGCGCGGAGTATGGGGACACCTATTGTCAGCCATTTCCGGAACGAAAATTTACCAAAAAACCAGCTTTCTGATAGATAAACTGGACCAAAGGCTATTCCCCGAGTGGCTTTCCGTTTGGGAGCGGCCCCACTTACCCAAGGAAAGTGGCAGTGCTTTGTTTGATAGTGAAGGCGTGGCAACAAAAGAAAAGGCGTTGATTGATGCCGGACGGCTGAAGACGTATTTATTATCGAGTTATTCCGCCCGTCGTTTGGGTATGGCCTCGACTGGTAATGCTGGCGGCGTTCACAATCTTCGCTTAGAAGGCAAAACACAAAGTGTGTCAGACATGATGCAATCCATCGGTTCTGGCTTATTGGTGACTGAATTGATGGGGCAGGGGGTCAATCTGGTCACAGGCGATTATTCACGCGGCGCAAGTGGCTTTTGGATAGAAAATGGTGAGGTGGCTTTCCCGGTGGCGCAAATCACCATTGCCGGGAACCTGAGTGACATGTTCAAGAATATCCAAGCGTTGGGCAGCGACATTGACTCGCGGGGGAATGTGCACACTGGCAGCCTATTGATTGATGGTATGACGGTGGGCGCCAACAACGAGGTTTAA